From the Argentina anserina chromosome 3, drPotAnse1.1, whole genome shotgun sequence genome, the window TGGAAAACAGTTGCATACTTGATCACAGCTTCAAGCGTCCTAGTAGTGTCTGGCATAGAATCTGTTCAGATATGACGAAGGCAAGCATGAATTTTTCAACATCAAGAAACAAATTTCACAGAAATGATAATTTACGTAGTAGGCTTGCCTAAGATAGCTTGGTCTTCCTTAGAGTTGGTGGGAAATGCGGCAAGCATCTGCCTGCATTCTTCCTGCAATTCCTTTATTGCTCGTCTTTCCATGCTTGGGATTGGAGGAACATCCCCGTCTGACCAAGTAGGCAATGTTCTTGCTGCTGCAATGACAGGTCCGTCGACAAAAGTATCCCCTCCACTAGATAGGCGATCTGTTACAAAGTTTTACAGGTATTTTAAACTACGGAGATACTTAGTTTAATCAGGTACAAATCAATACAGAACAAAAGCAGTAAAAGAATCTGAATGACTCATACTGTTATGATAGTATTCTTGGGGAAGTCCTGAGATATTGAATACTGACAAGAAGGAATCCAAATGAATACGTGCATTTCCAGAGAATGGGATTACATCCCATGGATTCTGCAATCAAGCCAGGTAAAAGATAAATGACACATTGGATATACTACAAATGATACCATAATGCTTCTATGACTGAACAAGTATAGCCAATACGAAATTACCACAGATGAAGAAAACCCATATCTTTGCATCAACATGTTGTTCTGTTGTCCACTCATGTAATTAATAGTCATCTGTGAACATTCATCAAATTAGTAGCAGACCATATTCATATAGGtgtgcgacattaaaatgttATAGCGAAGGACATATTTTTTtacatgataaaaaaaattagtgaagGAAGTGAGACATTactgaaaaaaataaagtatAACCAATGTGGATAACAAAATCTGCCCAAAACACAGTAGTGACAGTACTATGCGAGCACAAGTTATTCATGTCTCTTGAGGCATGACAAGAGTTGTCAGAGGTAAGGATTAGTTTCTTTATCATAAAAAGTTATATTTTTCAGCTTCTAATATACTCTACATTACAAATTTCAACTCAATCAAAGAATAGGAAACTTTGGTTAATGGATTGCAGGCATGTCTATGGACATTCAGGGTTTTTCAGTCAGAATATCAGACAGCAAACTTACAAATGTTTCCATTCTTTTTCCAGTACAGTTTCTCAAAGAATCAGCTTTCTGACTTTTGCTATTACTTAAAGCCTTAATGTAAGACCACTTGAAAGCTTCACTATTTCCAGCTGAGTTTCATatcaaaattacaaaatataGGACAATTACCTCATCACCTTTCTTAATCCGTTGTCCAGCATTTATCATTACTTCAAGCATACGATCCTTAAACCGCCAATGGAGAAAACAATTTGGCTGGAAGGAATGGTTTAGCATGTCTGAAAATTGTGGGTTGATTATTATTATAAAGCCATCTATTTTCAAAATCTCATGCTTAAATTAAAGCTTAGATGATCCATTTATATGTACATAATACAACACAGGGTTCTTACAATACAATGTAACAATGAGAAAGCATATCTTCATAATGGATGGTTTTAgaataatttaaattaaattgaTTTCAGACACAATTTTTTCATTCAgtaaaaaatttcattatctTCATCTATCTATtatgtacaaatcaaaatggtGGACAAAGGTATGTCatagaataataaaaatttaaggATGAATAAGTTTTAGTTTTACCTCCTCAATGAAAATTCTTCATCTAATTCATGAATATAAGAAATAATACATGGAACCAAGAAGAGGTTAAAAGGCTGAAACTGACCTGCATAAGGAATTAGCATATTGGAGTCTTGAACAAGTGCACCAATTCTAATTTGCATGCCAATGCATCGTGATTGTGCCATACTCAGTGCCCAAATGAACCTCTCAGAATCACGAGCGAGGCGTTTAATCTTCAAGGGTACACCAGAATGCTGATACACAAACAATAAGCAAAATGAGTTAAAAGAGGGTAGTCACTTCAACTGGCACGGATGAAATGAAAAGCAGAACAGGTGTTGCTGGGTACCCAATTTTTCTCCCAAAATTCCAGAGCTCGGCGTTGCTGTTCTCTCATTGTTGAAGCAAGATTCTGATCCTGTAGTTCTGAAAGCTCCTCCTATAGCAT encodes:
- the LOC126788067 gene encoding protein PLASTID TRANSCRIPTIONALLY ACTIVE 14 isoform X1, whose translation is MASSLPLHHPSRCLISNPQLQGFIYGGSPRPKFSFTTKDTDKGIRIQPLKARAATEASPFPLLQSPHAEESLSELEPADPDFYKIGFVRSMRAYGIEFKEGPDGFGVYASKDVEPLRRARVIMEIPLELMLTISQKLPWMFFPDIVPVGHPIFDIINSTDPETGWDLRLACLLLYAFDREDNFWQLYGDFLPSADECPSLLLASEEELSELQDQNLASTMREQQRRALEFWEKNWHSGVPLKIKRLARDSERFIWALSMAQSRCIGMQIRIGALVQDSNMLIPYADMLNHSFQPNCFLHWRFKDRMLEVMINAGQRIKKGDEMTINYMSGQQNNMLMQRYGFSSSVNPWDVIPFSGNARIHLDSFLSVFNISGLPQEYYHNNRLSSGGDTFVDGPVIAAARTLPTWSDGDVPPIPSMERRAIKELQEECRQMLAAFPTNSKEDQAILDSMPDTTRTLEAVIKYRLHRKLYIEKVMQALDIYQERILF
- the LOC126788067 gene encoding protein PLASTID TRANSCRIPTIONALLY ACTIVE 14 isoform X2, with the translated sequence MASSLPLHHPSRCLISNPQGFIYGGSPRPKFSFTTKDTDKGIRIQPLKARAATEASPFPLLQSPHAEESLSELEPADPDFYKIGFVRSMRAYGIEFKEGPDGFGVYASKDVEPLRRARVIMEIPLELMLTISQKLPWMFFPDIVPVGHPIFDIINSTDPETGWDLRLACLLLYAFDREDNFWQLYGDFLPSADECPSLLLASEEELSELQDQNLASTMREQQRRALEFWEKNWHSGVPLKIKRLARDSERFIWALSMAQSRCIGMQIRIGALVQDSNMLIPYADMLNHSFQPNCFLHWRFKDRMLEVMINAGQRIKKGDEMTINYMSGQQNNMLMQRYGFSSSVNPWDVIPFSGNARIHLDSFLSVFNISGLPQEYYHNNRLSSGGDTFVDGPVIAAARTLPTWSDGDVPPIPSMERRAIKELQEECRQMLAAFPTNSKEDQAILDSMPDTTRTLEAVIKYRLHRKLYIEKVMQALDIYQERILF